The Melopsittacus undulatus isolate bMelUnd1 chromosome 21, bMelUnd1.mat.Z, whole genome shotgun sequence region GGCCAAAGGCCTGGAGGTGGGGGACAACCAGTGTCCCCCCAAGTGTGATACGGGGTGACTCTGGGCATGGAGGGACCACGGCCACCCCCACAGTGACTCTGTGATGCTTCTACATGAGGTATGTAAAGGGGACGtgggggagctgctgccagcGCAGCTCCGGGCTGGGCTGTGACAAGGACACAGCTCAAGGCCAAGGCTCAGCAGCGCAGCTGGAAAAGGGCAGCTCCCCCCTGCAAAGCCTCAGCTCTGCCGGGGGGGCTCCAATGTCCCTGCAGCACCATTGGGACCGTGCAGTGGCAGAGGGGGGCacatccctgtccccagcacTAGCAGGGCTGAGTGAGGTGCAGGGAGCACGGCGTAGGCAGAGGCAGCTTGTGCAGACCTGGGCAGAGGGAGAGGGTAAGAGGCGGTGGGGGGGGGACAGAACACGactcccaccccagccccatgtCTCCCCCTCACCAAAGGCACGGATGAGTTCAGCCTGGACACCCCAGGACACCCTCTTGACCAGGCAGAGGGTGGTGAGAGCCGCGAAGCCCATGTTGTACAGGAACACGATGTAGAAGTTCCCCAACCAGTTGAAGCGGCCAAAGTCCCCCAGGAGGTCGAACCAGGTGATCCCTGCACGGGGGGGGGGAGTCAGGGCACATGGGGACACCCAGGTCTGGGCTCACCCTGGTTCCCCCATGGGACTCACCCAGTGTCCTGGAGAAGACAGGCAGGGCCGAGCTGAGCACCAGCAGTGAGACGCAGTTCCCGATGAtctgggggggggaaaggagtgttcggggggggggggcagtgctggggaacgcAGACCCCAGTGCTGGAGCCCCATAGGGACTCTGTGCCTGTGGTATCTGGATGGGGACACACAAAGCACAGGGTTCCCACCTTGGTGAGGGGGGTGTCCTGGCGTGCCGGGAGCAGGCGGGTGAACAGGGGGGAGCTGTAGAAGCCCACAACGGAGGAGACCATGAGGTACCTGCGAGGGGTGTTAAGGAGGGGAACAGGGAACCCTGGGGACAGGACTGGGGCCACAAGTGCCTGCTGGAAGGATACAGGATGAGGATGACCTGAAGGGCAGCTCCAAAGGAGCCGAAGACGGAGAAGGAGACCTGGCCCAGGGAAGCGTCctgctgggagaggaggaggttgTGGGACTGATCCCATGGGACACACTcgtctccatcccatcccctcacCCGAGTACCTGGATGCCCTGTGGCATCGCAGCatcatccagcagcagctccagaacaTGGAAGCAGACGATGAGCACGGAGGTGCCCTGAGAGGATCAGGAAGGGGTTGAGGGTGGTTGGGGGTGACTGGGACGAGCTCCAGCTCCCCTGGCGCACAGGGACACTCACGGTCAGTGCCAGGAGGCCCAGCATGGCCAGGGGGTAGCCCAGGTTCCTCTGCCAGGGGGATGCTCGGTGCCGcagctctgggggggggggatatgaGAGGGGTGAGAGGGGAACACAAACCCCAGCTTGGGGCAGCAGATTGATGGGTGCCAGTACAGGGGGTTACTCAGGgaaccagtgctcccagtgccaaGCTGGAGGGAGCTGGCTCTCTCCCAGGCTCCTCACCCAGCTTCCGCCTCTTGCTCCGGATGGCGAAGAGCTGCTCCCGCAGCAGCTCCACGTTCAGGTTGAGCCAGCAGGAAGCTTTGCCTGCCggggaggagatgctgagggGCTGGAGGGCAGAAGGGCCCCCACCCACACTGAGAGCTCCCCCCAAGGTTGGTACCAGTGCTGGGCACCCACCAGAGCAGATCCTGCGGGACACAGCAGCTTCCTCCAGCCTTGTGCAGCTCAACTGCTCGTCCAAgtcctccaggagctggggatggGTGAGGAATCCATGAGCAGCGGACAGGAGGAGGGTGGGTGCACCCTGCACCCAGGATGTGGGACCAGGCACCCCCGGGGGTCACAACACCTTACCCAGGGCTTCACCAGCAGCTGCCCCATGACAGTAAACATGGTGGAGAGACCAAAGGGGGTGCACACTGCAGTGAGAGGAGAGGATGGGGGGGGACACCCAGCATCCTACCCCCCCTTGCACCCCCAGAATGGGCCTGGACACGGGCTGGGCCCTGCACTCAGCCGGGCACCCATGGgaccagcacccagcacaggaCATGCCACAACCCAGGACTcacgcagcagcagcagcaccccaaAGAGCGAGATGCAGGAGTAGAGGTAGGGCAGGTAGTATTCCCAGAGGTCTGTGGACATGGCAGTGTCaggccagcagcaccaggaatccttttctcccttccagGCCTGGTCCTGCCCTGCTGGAGCTCCATGAGCCCCAGAGCACCCTGGCTGCACCCACCATAGAGAGACTGGCGACTGGCCGCATCGTTGCCCATGATGGCAGAGGCCACCCAGAccatgcccagcaccagcagcgtcagcagcagcagcaccactgaGGTCTCGTACACCCTGGCCATGATGCCCTG contains the following coding sequences:
- the LMBR1L gene encoding protein LMBR1L isoform X7 — encoded protein: MMRMLLSTGSHWGSAPSPWPWHWALSSSCPSPSSATRPLELGLPLLQSVPRLPHALCLLLHRVRGLCRLQEGHHGQGVRDLSGAAAADAAGAGHGLGGLCHHGQRCGQSPVSLWWVQPGCSGAHGAPAGQDQAWKGEKDSWCCWPDTAMSTDLWEYYLPYLYSCISLFGVLLLLLCTPFGLSTMFTVMGQLLVKPWLLEDLDEQLSCTRLEEAAVSRRICSGKASCWLNLNVELLREQLFAIRSKRRKLELRHRASPWQRNLGYPLAMLGLLALTGTSVLIVCFHVLELLLDDAAMPQGIQQDASLGQVSFSVFGSFGAALQVILILYLMVSSVVGFYSSPLFTRLLPARQDTPLTKIIGNCVSLLVLSSALPVFSRTLGITWFDLLGDFGRFNWLGNFYIVFLYNMGFAALTTLCLVKRVSWGVQAELIRAFGLHKLPLPTPCSLHLTQPC
- the LMBR1L gene encoding protein LMBR1L isoform X5, with translation MASAEQDALALREQLFHERVRECIICTLLFTSLYILCHFIITHFKKHTDFAAEHDDEDAAVNRIALGLCTFTLAVALGAVLLLPFSIISNEVLLSFPRNYYIQWLNGSLVHGLWNLVFLFSNLSLVFLMPFAYFFTESEGFAGSKKGIMARVYETSVVLLLLTLLVLGMVWVASAIMGNDAASRQSLYDLWEYYLPYLYSCISLFGVLLLLLCTPFGLSTMFTVMGQLLVKPWLLEDLDEQLSCTRLEEAAVSRRICSGKASCWLNLNVELLREQLFAIRSKRRKLELRHRASPWQRNLGYPLAMLGLLALTGTSVLIVCFHVLELLLDDAAMPQGIQQDASLGQVSFSVFGSFGAALQVILILYLMVSSVVGFYSSPLFTRLLPARQDTPLTKIIGNCVSLLVLSSALPVFSRTLGITWFDLLGDFGRFNWLGNFYIVFLYNMGFAALTTLCLVKRVSWGVQAELIRAFGLHKLPLPTPCSLHLTQPC
- the LMBR1L gene encoding protein LMBR1L isoform X8, which gives rise to MASAEQDALALREQLFHERVRECIICTLLFTSLYILCHFIITHFKKHTDFAAEHDDEDAAVNRIALGLCTFTLAVALGAVLLLPFSIISNEVLLSFPRNYYIQWLNGSLVHGLWNLVFLFSNLSLVFLMPFAYFFTESEGFAGSKKLLEDLDEQLSCTRLEEAAVSRRICSGKASCWLNLNVELLREQLFAIRSKRRKLELRHRASPWQRNLGYPLAMLGLLALTGTSVLIVCFHVLELLLDDAAMPQGIQQDASLGQVSFSVFGSFGAALQVILILYLMVSSVVGFYSSPLFTRLLPARQDTPLTKIIGNCVSLLVLSSALPVFSRTLGITWFDLLGDFGRFNWLGNFYIVFLYNMGFAALTTLCLVKRVSWGVQAELIRAFGLHKLPLPTPCSLHLTQPC
- the LMBR1L gene encoding protein LMBR1L isoform X1 encodes the protein MASAEQDALALREQLFHERVRECIICTLLFTSLYILCHFIITHFKKHTDFAAEHDDEDAAVNRIALGLCTFTLAVALGAVLLLPFSIISNEASGTWSSSSPICPSSSSCPLPTSSPSPRALQAPRRWVVVSPNPNPVPSHPLTVLPQGIMARVYETSVVLLLLTLLVLGMVWVASAIMGNDAASRQSLYGGCSQGALGLMELQQGRTRPGREKRIPGAAGLTLPCPQTSGNTTCPTSTPASRSLGCCCCCLLVKPWLLEDLDEQLSCTRLEEAAVSRRICSGKASCWLNLNVELLREQLFAIRSKRRKLELRHRASPWQRNLGYPLAMLGLLALTGTSVLIVCFHVLELLLDDAAMPQGIQQDASLGQVSFSVFGSFGAALQVILILYLMVSSVVGFYSSPLFTRLLPARQDTPLTKIIGNCVSLLVLSSALPVFSRTLGITWFDLLGDFGRFNWLGNFYIVFLYNMGFAALTTLCLVKRVSWGVQAELIRAFGLHKLPLPTPCSLHLTQPC
- the LMBR1L gene encoding protein LMBR1L isoform X2, producing the protein MASAEQDALALREQLFHERVRECIICTLLFTSLYILCHFIITHFKKHTDFAAEHDDEDAAVNRIALGLCTFTLAVALGAVLLLPFSIISNEVLLSFPRNYYIQWLNGSLVHGLWNLVFLFSNLSLVFLMPFAYFFTESEGFAGSKKGIMARVYETSVVLLLLTLLVLGMVWVASAIMGNDAASRQSLYGGCSQGALGLMELQQGRTRPGREKRIPGAAGLTLPCPQTSGNTTCPTSTPASRSLGCCCCCLLVKPWLLEDLDEQLSCTRLEEAAVSRRICSGKASCWLNLNVELLREQLFAIRSKRRKLELRHRASPWQRNLGYPLAMLGLLALTGTSVLIVCFHVLELLLDDAAMPQGIQQDASLGQVSFSVFGSFGAALQVILILYLMVSSVVGFYSSPLFTRLLPARQDTPLTKIIGNCVSLLVLSSALPVFSRTLGITWFDLLGDFGRFNWLGNFYIVFLYNMGFAALTTLCLVKRVSWGVQAELIRAFGLHKLPLPTPCSLHLTQPC
- the LMBR1L gene encoding protein LMBR1L isoform X6, with protein sequence MASAEQDALALREQLFHERVRECIICTLLFTSLYILCHFIITHFKKHTDFAAEHDDEDAAVNRIALGLCTFTLAVALGAVLLLPFSIISNEVLLSFPRNYYIQWLNGSLVHGLWNLVFLFSNLSLVFLMPFAYFFTESEGFAGSKKGIMARVYETSVVLLLLTLLVLGMVWVASAIMGNDAASRQSLYDLWEYYLPYLYSCISLFGVLLLLLCTPFGLSTMFTVMGQLLVKPWLLEDLDEQLSCTRLEEAAVSRRICSGKASCWLNLNVELLREQLFAIRSKRRKLELRHRASPWQRNLGYPLAMLGLLALTGTSVLIVCFHVLELLLDDAAMPQGIQDASLGQVSFSVFGSFGAALQVILILYLMVSSVVGFYSSPLFTRLLPARQDTPLTKIIGNCVSLLVLSSALPVFSRTLGITWFDLLGDFGRFNWLGNFYIVFLYNMGFAALTTLCLVKRVSWGVQAELIRAFGLHKLPLPTPCSLHLTQPC
- the LMBR1L gene encoding protein LMBR1L isoform X3; the encoded protein is MASAEQDALALREQLFHERVRECIICTLLFTSLYILCHFIITHFKKHTDFAAEHDDEDAAVNRIALGLCTFTLAVALGAVLLLPFSIISNEASGTWSSSSPICPSSSSCPLPTSSPSPRALQAPRRWVVVSPNPNPVPSHPLTVLPQGIMARVYETSVVLLLLTLLVLGMVWVASAIMGNDAASRQSLYGGCSQGALGLMELQQGRTRPGREKRIPGAAGLTLPCPQTSGNTTCPTSTPASRSLGCCCCCLLVKPWLLEDLDEQLSCTRLEEAAVSRRICSGKASCWLNLNVELLREQLFAIRSKRRKLELRHRASPWQRNLGYPLAMLGLLALTGTSVLIVCFHVLELLLDDAAMPQGIQDASLGQVSFSVFGSFGAALQVILILYLMVSSVVGFYSSPLFTRLLPARQDTPLTKIIGNCVSLLVLSSALPVFSRTLGITWFDLLGDFGRFNWLGNFYIVFLYNMGFAALTTLCLVKRVSWGVQAELIRAFGLHKLPLPTPCSLHLTQPC
- the LMBR1L gene encoding protein LMBR1L isoform X4 — encoded protein: MASAEQDALALREQLFHERVRECIICTLLFTSLYILCHFIITHFKKHTDFAAEHDDEDAAVNRIALGLCTFTLAVALGAVLLLPFSIISNEASGTWSSSSPICPSSSSCPLPTSSPSPRALQAPRRWVVVSPNPNPVPSHPLTVLPQGIMARVYETSVVLLLLTLLVLGMVWVASAIMGNDAASRQSLYDLWEYYLPYLYSCISLFGVLLLLLCTPFGLSTMFTVMGQLLVKPWLLEDLDEQLSCTRLEEAAVSRRICSGKASCWLNLNVELLREQLFAIRSKRRKLELRHRASPWQRNLGYPLAMLGLLALTGTSVLIVCFHVLELLLDDAAMPQGIQQDASLGQVSFSVFGSFGAALQVILILYLMVSSVVGFYSSPLFTRLLPARQDTPLTKIIGNCVSLLVLSSALPVFSRTLGITWFDLLGDFGRFNWLGNFYIVFLYNMGFAALTTLCLVKRVSWGVQAELIRAFGLHKLPLPTPCSLHLTQPC